One region of Pogoniulus pusillus isolate bPogPus1 chromosome 19, bPogPus1.pri, whole genome shotgun sequence genomic DNA includes:
- the LOC135184153 gene encoding serine/threonine-protein kinase PAK 3-like: MKTPRAWSSPTVTYVPSSSTESSSKSPSESSYEASSEESSESSSKTSYEASSEASYESSSESSSKSPSESSYEASSEASSESSSESSSKTSSEASYEASSEASYESSSETSSDCSREKSEEDDEKENEDNDEKDNNDCPSVRATCPKNGKGNCPGSAINPDPASAPAATPQPEAAKKKTSCSKSDGQRKKPKETKTELLLEKLRSLLSVGDPKQKYMLLAKIGKGASGRVYRAREYDTGREVAIKQLKFLTTPVKRLLREILIPKENKHPNIVNYLESYGVNSHLWVVMEYMSGGSLAGLVHNVRMHERQIAAVCRECLQGLAFLHSNQVIHRDIKSDNILLGMDGSVKLADFGLSTHTTPKKSRRTSMVGTPYWMAPEVAREEPYGPKVDIWSLGITAIEMVEGEPPYFDQRPHKAIKLIAQNRTPKLKNPGKHSLLLCDFLNCCLEVDENRRWSAEQLLEHPFLQSAKSLSSLTPLIMAAKQLNEKRRRRH, translated from the exons ATGAAGACTCCAAGGGCTTGGAGTTCTCCTACCGTGACGTATGTGCCAAGC agcagcacagaatcatcctCCAAATCACCATCTGAATCGTCATATGAAGCATCATCTGAAGAGTCATCTGAATCATCATCCAAAACATCATATGAAGCATCATCCGAAGCGTCATATGAATCATCATCCGAATCATCATCCAAATCACCATCTGAATCATCATATGAAGCATCATCTGAAGCTTCATCTGAATCGTCATCTGAATCATCATCCAAAACATCATCGGAAGCATCATATGAAGCATCATCGGAAGCATCATATGAATCATCATCAGAAACATCATCAGACTGTTCCCGTGAAAAAAGTGAAGAGGATGATGAGAAGGAGAATGAAGATAATGACGAGAAAGATAATAATGATTGTCCATCTGTTAGGGCAACATGTCCCAAAAATGGAAAAGGG AACTGCCCAGGCTCTGCAATCAATCCTGACCCTGcatcagcaccagcagccactCCTCAGCCTGAAGCCGCAAAGAAAAAGACTTCATGCAGCAAGTCAGACGGGCAGAGGAAGAAACCCAAGGAGACAAAAACAGAGCTCCTCCTAGAGAAACTGC gcAGCCTTTTGAGTGTGGGAGATCCTAAGCAGAAATACATGCTGTTGGCAAAAATTGGTAAAGG GGCATCGGGAAGAGTTTATCGTGCACGTGAATATGACACAGGACGAGAG GTGGCCATAAAGCAATTGAAATTCCTAACCACGCCAGTAAAACGTTTACTAAGAGAAATCCTGATCCCGAAGGAGAATAAGCATCCCAACATTGTGAACTATTTAGAGAG CTACGGAGTCAATTCTCACCTCTGGGTGGTGATGGAATACATGTCTGGAGGCTCTCTGGCTGGCCTCGTTCATAATGTGCGTATGCATGAAAGACAGAtagcagctgtctgcagggag TGCCTGCAAGGCCTGGCTTTCCTTCACTCAAACCAAGTGATCCACAGAGACATCAAAAGTGACAATATCCTCCTTGGAATGGATGGATCTGTCAAGCTGG ctGATTTTGGCTTGTCTACTCATACCACCCCTAAGAAGAGTAGGAGGACATCAATGGTCGGGACTCCTTACTGGATGGCACCAGAAGTGGCAAGAGAAGAACCATACGGCCCTAAAGTGGACATCTGGTCACTTGGCATCACGGCAATAGAAATggtggaaggagaacctccttacTTTGACCAACGTCCTCACAAG GCGATAAAACTGATAGCCCAGAACAGAACACCAAAGCTGAAGAACCCCGGGAAACATTCCCTGCTGTTGTGTGACTTTCTGAACTGCTGCCTGGAGGTGGATGAGAACAGGCGATGGTCAGCTGAGCAGCTTCTGGAG CATCCATTTTTACAATCAGCCAAGTCGCTCTCCAGTCTGACTCCTCTCATCATGGCGGCAAAGCAACTgaatgagaagaggaggaggagacactAG
- the LOC135184154 gene encoding serine/threonine-protein kinase PAK 3-like, which yields MQQVRRAEEETQGDKNRAPPRETAASGRVYRARESYTGREVAIKQLKFLTTPVKRLLREILIPKENKHPNIVNYLESYRVNSHLWVVMEYMSGGSLAGLVHNVRMHERQIAAVCRECLQGLAFLHSNQVIHRDIKSDNILLGMDGSVKLADFGFSAHTTPEKSRRTSMVGTPYWIAPEVAREEPYGPKVDIWSLGITAIEMVEGEPPYLDQRPHEAIKLIAQNGTPKLKNPGQHSLLLCDFLNCCLEVDENRRWSAEQLLEHPFLQSAKSLSSLTPLIMAAKQLNEKRRRRH from the exons ATGCAGCAAGTCAGACGGGCAGAGGAAGAAACCCAAGGAGACAAAAACAGAGCTCCTCCTAGAGAAACTGC GGCATCGGGAAGAGTTTATCGTGCACGTGAATCTTACACAGGACGAGAG GTGGCCATAAAGCAATTGAAATTCCTAACCACACCAGTAAAACGTTTACTAAGAGAAATCCTGATCCCGAAGGAGAATAAGCATCCCAACATTGTGAACTATTTAGAGAG CTACAGAGTCAATTCTCACCTCTGGGTGGTGATGGAATACATGTCTGGAGGCTCTCTGGCTGGCCTCGTTCATAATGTGCGTATGCATGAAAGACAGAtagcagctgtctgcagggag TGCCTGCAAGGCCTGGCTTTCCTTCACTCAAACCAAGTGATCCACAGAGACATCAAAAGTGACAATATCCTCCTTGGAATGGATGGATCTGTCAAGCTGG ctGATTTTGGCTTCTCTGCTCACACCACCCCTGAGAAGAGTAGGAGGACATCAATGGTCGGGACTCCTTACTGGATAGCACCGGAAGTGGCAAGAGAAGAACCATACGGCCCTAAAGTGGACATCTGGTCACTTGGCATCACGGCAATAGAAATggtggaaggagaacctccttacTTGGACCAACGTCCTCACGAG GCGATAAAACTGATAGCCCAGAACGGAACACCAAAGCTGAAGAACCCCGGGCAACATTCCCTGCTGTTGTGTGACTTTCTGAACTGCTGCCTGGAGGTGGATGAGAACAGGCGATGGTCAGCTGAGCAGCTTCTGGAG CATCCATTTTTACAATCAGCCAAGTCGCTCTCCAGTCTGACTCCTCTCATCATGGCGGCAAAGCAACTgaatgagaagaggaggaggagacactAG